In Apium graveolens cultivar Ventura chromosome 10, ASM990537v1, whole genome shotgun sequence, the following are encoded in one genomic region:
- the LOC141690864 gene encoding uncharacterized protein LOC141690864, which translates to MDKSWMWADRDSLEYEIGVENFLIYAKENCKDPKLIPCPCAHCCNFKNFSMKIIRGHLYEKGFSLGYVNWIWHGASANPRSSAASTMPTPSSVNIEENIEENIGASEVDNICEATYNRGNLGDDCDKDSDEFKRFLADAEQPLFEGSDSSKLESMPKLHNWKARFGISDSAFTDLLRGVNSDIVECPKCRKSRWKLGKDGKERVNVSAKVMYCGRAFYQRFLITDNHLSAIIQKFHPIERVWSKKAKVSDFSPIIPKFKRMFKSESTAKLITWHVNQRSQDGHMRHPADSPSWQNVDYRWPTFGNEPRNIWLALEADGINPHNNDLNNRYSCWPIVLTTYNLPPWLCMKRKYMMLTVLVSGPHEPGNNIDVFLQPLIDDLKKLWEEGEPNVFDAHIKSFFTLKAILIWTINDFPAYGNLSGCVNKGYMSCPVCGDDIVAKYLPHSKKMSFQGHYRYLPRHHPYRKKKAAFNG; encoded by the exons ATGGATAAATCATGGATGTGGGCTGATAGGGATTCATTAGAGTATGAGATCGGGGTTGAAAACTTTCTAATATACGCCAAAGAAAACTGTAAAGATCCTAAACTAATACCCTGTCCATGTGCACATTGTTGTAATTTCAAAAATTTCTCTATGAAAATCATTAGAGGTCATTTGTATGAAAAGGGCTTTAGTTTGGGGTATGTAAACTGGATTTGGCATGGGGCTAGTGCCAATCCTAGGTCATCTGCCGCTAGCACAATGCCGACTCCTTCTTCGGTGAATATAGAAGAGAATATCGAAGAAAATATTGGGGCATCAGAAGTAGATAATATTTGTGAAGCAACATATAATCGGGGTAATTTGGGTGATGATTGTGATAAAGATTCAGACGAGTTCAAGCGGTTTTTGGCCGATGCTGAGCAACCGTTATTTGAGGGCAGTGATAGTAGTAAATTAGAATCAATGCCAAAATTACATAATTGGAAAGCGAGATTCGGGATTAGTGATAGCGCCTTTACAGATTTACTCCG GGGTGTCAATTCCGATATTGTCGAGTGTCCCAAGTGTCGCAAATCTCGGTGGAAGTTAGGAAAAGATGGTAAAGAGAGAGTCAACGTTTCGGCCAAAGTTATGTATTGCGGGCGGGCATTTTACCAGAGGTTTCTAATCACCGATAACCATCTTTCGGCTATAATTCAAAAATTTCACCCAATTGAGCGCGTCTGGAGTAAAAAAGCCAAAGTAAGTGATTTTAGCCCGATCATTCCCAAATTTAAGAGGATGTTTAAATCTGAATCTACCGCTAAACTAATAACTTGGCATGTGAACCAAAgaagtcaagatggtcacatGCGCCATCCAGCTGACTCTCCTTCATGGCAGAATGTCGATTATAGGTGGCCAACCTTTGGTAATGAGCCAAGAAATATTTGGTTAGCCTTGGAAGCTGATGGTATAAACCCACACAATAACGACCTAAACAATAGGTATAGCTGCTGGCCTATAGTATTGACAACGTATAATCTTCCTCCGTGGTTGTGCATGAAAAGAaaatatatgatgttaacagtaTTAGTCTCTGGCCCGCATGAGCCAGGTAATAATATTGACGTGTTTTTGCAACCATTGATCGATGATTTGAAGAAGCTTTGGGAAGAAGGTGAACCAAATGTGTTTGACGCTCATATTAAATCTTTTTTCACTTTAAAGGCAATTCTAATATGGACGATAAATGACTTCCCCGCATATGGTAATTTGTCTGGTTGTGTGAATAAGGGTTATATGTCTTGTCCTGTTTGTGGGGATGATATCGTGGCTAAATACTTACCTCATTCGAAAAAAATGTCTTTCCAAGGTCATTATCGATATTTACCTAGGCACCATCCTTATAGGAAGAAGAAGGCGGCTTTTAATGGTTAA